A single region of the Nicotiana sylvestris chromosome 6, ASM39365v2, whole genome shotgun sequence genome encodes:
- the LOC104225287 gene encoding patellin-3-like has protein sequence MAEETKKMAEETTPEVVVSDVTVSETPQPEPENLPESPEKSAAPETGESKVGSDKDEKDLVAESTSFKEESNKVEELPNPEQKALAEFKQLIQEALNKHEFTSPPPPPSPPAAKEKEEEKKAAPVEAPDAEPVTEVVSEPVAAPATVEIELEKKEEKVTPPETEVTPVPAPETPSEPEKLEAAEEIKETIVEVPAAVAVAAAAEEPPATEEAEEPKTGCTPPPEEVSIWGIPLLADERSDVILLKFLRARDFKVKEAFTMLKSVVAWRKEFKIDELLDEKDLGQGLEKVVYNYGLDKEGHPVCYNAFGEFQNKELYQNTFADKEKLTKFLRWRIQFMEKSIRNLDFSPDGICTFVQVIDLKNSPGLFFFKKELRQATNRALQLLQDNYPEFVAKQVFINVPWWYPAYYRMINAIFTTRTKSKFVFAGPSRSAETLFKYITPEQVPAQYGGLSKEGEQEFTVAEPATEDIIKPASKHTIEFPVTEKCSLVWEARVTGWDVSYGAEFVPTAEGGYTIIIEKSRKVVANETVISNTYKAGEQGKVVITFDNQSSKKKKLVYRSKNKPSD, from the exons ATGGCTGAAGAAACCAAGAAAATGGCTGAAGAAACGACACCAGAAGTGGTGGTTTCTGATGTTACAGTGAGTGAAACACCTCAACCTGAGCCGGAAAACTTGCCGGAGTCGCCAGAAAAATCTGCTGCTCCGGAGACCGGAGAATCCAAGGTTGGGAGTGATAAGGATGAGAAGGACCTTGTTGCTGAATCCACTTCCTTTAAGGAAGAAAGTAACAAGGTTGAAGAACTCCCTAATCCTGAACAAAAAGCATTGGCTGAATTCAAACAGCTAATTCAAGAAGCTCTTAACAAACACGAATTCACTTCCCCTCCGCCTCCGCCGTCACCGCCGGCAGccaaggagaaggaggaggagaaaaaaGCAGCCCCTGTTGAGGCACCGGACGCAGAGCCGGTTACAGAGGTAGTATCTGAGCCGGTGGCAGCACCGGCGACGGTGGAAATTGAATTGGAGAAAAAGGAAGAGAAAGTCACTCCACCGGAAACAGAAGTAACTCCGGTACCGGCGCCTGAGACACCATCGGAGCCGGAGAAGTTGGAGGCAGCCGAAGAAATCAAGGAAACAATTGTCGAAGTACCCGCGGCTGTTGCTGTGGCGGCGGCAGCGGAGGAGCCACCGGCGACGGAGGAAGCAGAGGAGCCAAAAACAGGGTGTACACCACCACCGGAAGAAGTATCCATATGGGGAATACCCCTATTAGCTGACGAGAGAAGTGACGTCATCCTCCTCAAGTTTCTAAGAGCAAGAGATTTCAAGGTGAAAGAAGCTTTCACCATGCTAAAAAGTGTTGTTGCATGgagaaaagaattcaaaattgaTGAACTTTTGGATGAGAAAGATTTAGGTCAAGGACTTGAGAAAGTTGTGTACAATTATGGTTTGGACAAAGAAGGACACCCTGTTTGTTACAATGCATTTGGTGAATTCCAAAACAAGGAATTGTATCAAAATACTTTTGCTGATAAGGAGAAGCTAACCAAATTCCTCAGATGGAGAATTCAGTTCATGGAAAAGTCAATCAGGAATCTTGATTTTAGCCCTGATGGTATCTGCACTTTTGTTCAAGTTATTGATCTTAAGAATTCTCCTGGTCTGTTCTTTTTCAAGAAAGAACTTCGCCAGGCTACAAATCGTGCTCTTCAATTACTTCAGGATAATTACCCTGAATTTGTTGCCAAACAG GTGTTCATCAATGTTCCATGGTGGTACCCAGCTTACTACAGAATGATAAATGCAATTTTTACTACAAGGACAAAGAGCAAGTTTGTTTTTGCTGGTCCTTCAAGATCTGCCGAGACCCTTTTCAA ATACATAACCCCAGAACAAGTACCAGCACAATATGGTGGACTGAGCAAGGAAGGTGAACAGGAATTCACTGTTGCTGAACCTGCCACAGAGGACATCATTAAGCCAGCTTCTAAACACACCATTGAATTCCCAGTTACTGAG AAGTGCAGTTTGGTTTGGGAAGCAAGAGTGACAGGGTGGGATGTATCTTATGGAGCTGAATTTGTACCAACTGCTGAAGGTGGATACACAATAATTATAGAGAAATCAAGAAAAGTTGTGGCAAATGAAACAGTGATCAGCAACACATATAAGGCAGGAGAACAAGGCAAAGTGGTGATCACATTTGACAACCAAAGTTCTAAAAAGAAGAAGCTTGTTTACAGGTCCAAGAACAAGCCCTCGGATTGA